The following are from one region of the Melospiza melodia melodia isolate bMelMel2 chromosome 16, bMelMel2.pri, whole genome shotgun sequence genome:
- the POF1B gene encoding protein POF1B isoform X2: MFGAQQPLQPPALPPHLQQQHQHHYYRRQQHYSTLPARRPCPEPPPCPEPPPCPEPPRPLPCLDPAPHPQDVAYDRVRTYGPGCRRLSTSCSSRAASPLDCGHGCDPPQGTIRRIIIENPDQEPLSPFLRGASFSPGNNVIYEKTIRKYELLNPLQERQFAVCPPEPCPPCPPPAVTQQCQQTQTGSPCELCPGPGGDECRGQPVRRGTAAPELVSCPQDSPEQLDCRFFGELLAELHRKSNDLYSCLLQHVEKIGTRNHDIEFTCQTEDIEELIPKGLSEATKQQIRYLLQMRATSDKSLRLVLSTFKNLREELCHLQDDLGKLETDNILLKKDLAFKDSQVKEYETMLASLRENNRQQQQGLRDSTAKCRSLEEQLLSLRLSEGDKDCQLKELEYSKRALEQEIQSLKLQSCSSPTLQTTTDELSSRYVEMINNLREDKDREIRSLRSQLCQFQQDITRREGSNSDLQMRLHELTSLLEDKEAFIKQQQEELFRLKHDKFSGSQSPGVTAIITKKYRNQYPILGLLSDDYKVTSPVNKSQTIVIERTGEIWKHE; this comes from the exons ATGTTCGGGGCGCAGCAGCCGCTGCAGCCGCCCGCGCTGCCCCcgcacctccagcagcagcaccagcaccactaCTACCGGCGGCAGCAGCACTACagcaccctgcccgcccgccggCCCTGCCCCGAGCCGCCGCCCTGCCCCGAGCCCCCGCCGTGCCCGGAGCCGCCGCGGCCGCTGCCCTGCCTGGACCCCGCTCCGCACCCGCAGGACGTGGCCTACGACCGGGTGCGCACCTACGGGCCGGGCTGCCGCCggctcagcacctcctgctcctcccgggcCGCCTCGCCGCTGGACTGCGGCCACGGCTGCGACCCGCCACAG GGCACCATCCGCAGGATCATTATCGAGAACCCGGACCAG GAGCCATTATCCCCATTTCTTAGAGGGGCCAGTTTCTCTCCTGGAAATAATGTCATCTATGAAAAAACAATAAGAAAATATGAGCTATTAAATCCCCTCCAA GAGCGGCAGTTCGCGGTGTGCCCGCCGgagccgtgcccgccgtgcccgccgCCCGCGGTGacgcagcagtgccagcagacaCAGACGGGCAGTCCCTGCGAGCTGTGCCCGGGCCCGGGCGGTGACGAGTGCCGGGGACAGCCCGTGAGGAGGGGCACGGCTGCCCCAGAGCTG GTGAGCTGCCCCCAGGACAGCCCCGAGCAGCTGGACTGTCGCTTCTTTGGGGAGCTGCTGGCCGAGCTGCACCGCAAGAGCAACGACCTGTACAGCTGCCTGCTGCAGCACGTGGAGAAGATCGGGACAAG GAACCACGACATCGAATTCACGTGCCAG ACTGAAGATATTGAAGAATTAATTCCCAAAGGACTGTCTGAGGCAACAAAGCAGCAGATTCGTTATCTCCTGCAG ATGAGAGCGACATCGGACAAATCCCTGAGACTTGTGCTTTCCACCTTCAAGAACCTGCGGGAGGAGCTCTGCCATCTGCAGGATGACCTGGGG AAGCTGGAAACTGACAATATCTTGCTGAAGAAGGATTTGGCTTTTAAGGATTCCCAAGTGAAAGAATATGAAACAATGCTGGCTTCTCTGAGGGAGAACAATCGTCAGCAGCAG CAAGGGCTCAGGGACAGCACTGCCAAGTGCCGCTCGctggaggagcagctcctgtccctgcggCTCAGCGAGGGCGACAAGGACtgccagctgaaggagctggagtaCAGCAAGAGGGCCCTGGAGCAGGAGATCCAGAGCCTCAAGCTGCAG agctgctccagcccgacGCTGCAGACCACGACAGATGAGCTCTCCAGCCGCTACGTGGAGATGATCAACAACCTCAgggaggacaaggacagggagaTCCGCAGCCTCAGG tcccagctgtgccagttCCAGCAGGACATAACCAGGAGAGAGGGGAGCAACAGCGACTTGCAAATGAGACTGCACGAACTGACATCGCTGCTGGAGGACAAAGAGGCTTTTATTAAACAACAGCAAGAG GAGCTCTTCAGACTGAAGCATGACAAGTTTTCGGGCAGTCAGTCCCCTGGGGTGACAGCCATCATCACTAAAAA GTACAGGAATCAGTATCCTATTCTGGGTCTCCTGTCTGATGACTACAAGGTCACATCACCTGTCAATAAATCACAAACGATTGTAATTGAGAGGACTGGAGAGATCTGGAAACAT GAATGA
- the ZNF711 gene encoding zinc finger protein 711 isoform X3 yields MDWELAIHGESGHHTPENSPAVDDVGEKLDHIGSTPLKISTEVANDDVAKDDGFGSEVIKVYIFKAEAEDDVEIGGTEIVTESDFHNGHSVAGVIEQGGVGRMQREKMVYMAVKDSSQEDEDISCAEIADEVYMEVIVGEEEATSLPDTQLEDSGVNKTFVPVAWAAAYGDERRLPRRYEDGQAAGNNLDTRLENKNGNATQYLQICDSISTNRVLKQKTKKRRRGEARQWQTAVIIGPDGQPLTVYPCHICGKKFKSRGFLKRHMKNHPDHMIKKKYQCTDCDFTTNKKVSFHNHLESHKLINKVDKTHEFTEYTRRYREASPLSSNKLILRDKEPKLHKCKYCDYETAEQGLLNRHLLAVHSKNFPHVCVECGKGFRHPSELKKHMRTHTGEKPYQCQHCVFRCADQSNLKTHIKTKHGTDLPFKCEHCPQAFADEKELQQHTELFQGHKTHQCPHCDHKSTNSSDLKRHIISVHTKDFPHKCEVCEKGFHRPSELKKHSETHKGKKIHQCRHCDFKTSDPFVLSGHILSVHTKDLPFKCKRCKRGFRQQNELKKHMKTHSGRKVYQCQYCEYSTTDASGFKRHVISIHTKDYPHRCEFCKKGFRRPSEKNQHIMRHHKEAIL; encoded by the exons TGGATGATGTTGGAGAGAAATTGGACCATATAGGAAGCACTCCCTTGAAGATCAGTACCGAGGTGGCAAATGATGATGTTGCTAAAGATGATGGCTTTGGTTCAGAAGTTATCAAAGTCTACATATTTAAAGCTGAAGCTGAAGATGATGTTGAAATAG GTGGGACAGAAATTGTCACCGAGAGTGACTTTCACAATGGCCATTCTGTGGCTGGAGTCATTGAACAAGGAGGCGTTGGGAGAATGCAGCGAGAAAAAATGGTTTACATGGCTGTCAAGGACTCTTCTCAGGAAGATGAAGATATTA GCTGTGCTGAAATAGCAGATGAAGTTTATATGGAAGTTATTGTAGGGGAAGAAGAAGCCACATCCCTTCCAGACACCCAGCTTGAGGACTCTGGCGTGAATAAAACGTTTGTCCCCGTTGCTTGGGCTGCTGCTTACG GAGATGAAAGAAGGCTTCCCCGAAGATACGAAGATGGTCAAGCGGCAG GAAATAACTTGGATACACGATTAGAAAACAAAAACGGTAATGCAACACAGTACCTGCAGATTTGTGATAGCATTAGCACTAATAGAGTGctcaaacaaaaaaccaagaaaaggaggagaggagaggccaGGCAATGGCAAACAG CTGTTATAATAGGTCCTGATGGACAGCCCTTAACAGTTTACCCTTGTCATATTTGTGGGAAAAAATTTAAATCCAGAGGATTCTTGAAAAGGCATATGAAGAACCATCCCGATCATATGATCAAGAAGAAATACCAGTGTACAGACTGTGACTTTACAACTAACAAAAAAGTAAGTTTCCACAATCATCTGGAAAGCCATAAACTTATAAATAAAGTTGATAAAACGCACGAGTTTACAGAGTACACGAGAAGATACAGAGAGGCGAGCCCGTTGAGTTCCAATAAACTCATCCTGAGGGACAAGGAGCCCAAGCTCCACAAGTGCAAATATTGTGACTATGAGactgcagagcaggggctgctcaacAGGCACCTGCTGGCAGTCCATAGCAAGAACTTCCCTCATGTGTGCGtggagtgcgggaagggcttccgCCACCCCTCGGAGCTGAAAAAGCACATGAGGACCCACACGGGGGAAAAGCCATACCAGTGTCAGCACTGCGTGTTCAGGTGTGCTGACCAGTCCAACCTGAAAACTCACATCAAAACCAAACACGGCACCGACCTGCCCTTTAAATGTGAGCACTGTCCCCAGGCCTTCGCCGACgagaaggagctgcagcagcacaccGAGCTCTTCCAAGGCCATAAGACtcaccagtgtccccactgtgacCACAAGAGCACCAACTCCAGCGACCTGAAGCGACACATCATTTCAGTGCACACCAAGGATTTTCCCCACAAGTGTGAGGTGTGTGAGAAAGGCTTCCACCGGCCCTCGGAGCTCAAAAAGCATAGCGAGACCCATAAAGGGAAAAAGATCCACCAGTGTAGGCACTGTGACTTCAAAACCTCCGACCCCTTTGTGCTCAGTGGGCACATCCTCTCCGTGCACACCAAGGACCTGCCTTTTAAATGCAAACGGTGTAAAAGGGGCTTCAGGCAGCAGAACGAACTGAAGAAGCACATGAAGACCCACAGTGGCAGGAAGGTGTACCAGTGCCAGTACTGTGAGTACAGCACCACGGACGCGTCGGGCTTTAAGCGCCACGTCATCTCCATCCACACCAAAGACTACCCCCACAGGTGTGAGTTCTGCAAAAAGGGCTTCCGCAGGCCCTCCGAGAAAAATCAGCACATCATGAGGCACCACAaagaggccatcctgtga
- the POF1B gene encoding protein POF1B isoform X1, with protein sequence MFGAQQPLQPPALPPHLQQQHQHHYYRRQQHYSTLPARRPCPEPPPCPEPPPCPEPPRPLPCLDPAPHPQDVAYDRVRTYGPGCRRLSTSCSSRAASPLDCGHGCDPPQGTIRRIIIENPDQEPLSPFLRGASFSPGNNVIYEKTIRKYELLNPLQGPLPALTAPLVQERQFAVCPPEPCPPCPPPAVTQQCQQTQTGSPCELCPGPGGDECRGQPVRRGTAAPELVSCPQDSPEQLDCRFFGELLAELHRKSNDLYSCLLQHVEKIGTRNHDIEFTCQTEDIEELIPKGLSEATKQQIRYLLQMRATSDKSLRLVLSTFKNLREELCHLQDDLGKLETDNILLKKDLAFKDSQVKEYETMLASLRENNRQQQQGLRDSTAKCRSLEEQLLSLRLSEGDKDCQLKELEYSKRALEQEIQSLKLQSCSSPTLQTTTDELSSRYVEMINNLREDKDREIRSLRSQLCQFQQDITRREGSNSDLQMRLHELTSLLEDKEAFIKQQQEELFRLKHDKFSGSQSPGVTAIITKKYRNQYPILGLLSDDYKVTSPVNKSQTIVIERTGEIWKHE encoded by the exons ATGTTCGGGGCGCAGCAGCCGCTGCAGCCGCCCGCGCTGCCCCcgcacctccagcagcagcaccagcaccactaCTACCGGCGGCAGCAGCACTACagcaccctgcccgcccgccggCCCTGCCCCGAGCCGCCGCCCTGCCCCGAGCCCCCGCCGTGCCCGGAGCCGCCGCGGCCGCTGCCCTGCCTGGACCCCGCTCCGCACCCGCAGGACGTGGCCTACGACCGGGTGCGCACCTACGGGCCGGGCTGCCGCCggctcagcacctcctgctcctcccgggcCGCCTCGCCGCTGGACTGCGGCCACGGCTGCGACCCGCCACAG GGCACCATCCGCAGGATCATTATCGAGAACCCGGACCAG GAGCCATTATCCCCATTTCTTAGAGGGGCCAGTTTCTCTCCTGGAAATAATGTCATCTATGAAAAAACAATAAGAAAATATGAGCTATTAAATCCCCTCCAA gggcctctcccagccctgaCAGCTCCTCTCGTGCAGGAGCGGCAGTTCGCGGTGTGCCCGCCGgagccgtgcccgccgtgcccgccgCCCGCGGTGacgcagcagtgccagcagacaCAGACGGGCAGTCCCTGCGAGCTGTGCCCGGGCCCGGGCGGTGACGAGTGCCGGGGACAGCCCGTGAGGAGGGGCACGGCTGCCCCAGAGCTG GTGAGCTGCCCCCAGGACAGCCCCGAGCAGCTGGACTGTCGCTTCTTTGGGGAGCTGCTGGCCGAGCTGCACCGCAAGAGCAACGACCTGTACAGCTGCCTGCTGCAGCACGTGGAGAAGATCGGGACAAG GAACCACGACATCGAATTCACGTGCCAG ACTGAAGATATTGAAGAATTAATTCCCAAAGGACTGTCTGAGGCAACAAAGCAGCAGATTCGTTATCTCCTGCAG ATGAGAGCGACATCGGACAAATCCCTGAGACTTGTGCTTTCCACCTTCAAGAACCTGCGGGAGGAGCTCTGCCATCTGCAGGATGACCTGGGG AAGCTGGAAACTGACAATATCTTGCTGAAGAAGGATTTGGCTTTTAAGGATTCCCAAGTGAAAGAATATGAAACAATGCTGGCTTCTCTGAGGGAGAACAATCGTCAGCAGCAG CAAGGGCTCAGGGACAGCACTGCCAAGTGCCGCTCGctggaggagcagctcctgtccctgcggCTCAGCGAGGGCGACAAGGACtgccagctgaaggagctggagtaCAGCAAGAGGGCCCTGGAGCAGGAGATCCAGAGCCTCAAGCTGCAG agctgctccagcccgacGCTGCAGACCACGACAGATGAGCTCTCCAGCCGCTACGTGGAGATGATCAACAACCTCAgggaggacaaggacagggagaTCCGCAGCCTCAGG tcccagctgtgccagttCCAGCAGGACATAACCAGGAGAGAGGGGAGCAACAGCGACTTGCAAATGAGACTGCACGAACTGACATCGCTGCTGGAGGACAAAGAGGCTTTTATTAAACAACAGCAAGAG GAGCTCTTCAGACTGAAGCATGACAAGTTTTCGGGCAGTCAGTCCCCTGGGGTGACAGCCATCATCACTAAAAA GTACAGGAATCAGTATCCTATTCTGGGTCTCCTGTCTGATGACTACAAGGTCACATCACCTGTCAATAAATCACAAACGATTGTAATTGAGAGGACTGGAGAGATCTGGAAACAT GAATGA